One part of the Melopsittacus undulatus isolate bMelUnd1 chromosome 17, bMelUnd1.mat.Z, whole genome shotgun sequence genome encodes these proteins:
- the CD79B gene encoding B-cell antigen receptor complex-associated protein beta chain codes for MAEFCSRLWVLQLNLWVMALLTGGISADNSTWNSTDSGCITVRQYPRFVGAKKNTPIQFICYFEEPHSIQWYKQTEGGDFYALSTSSPRYSIETTENFTSFSISSITYEDNGIYVCDRKNLTAEQQLHDCGTQLKVLSHSNIRQVQSRNTLKDAIIIIQSILLVVFISIPILLFLNNGEGKESLEEDHTYEGLEVEQMATYEDITPFRDVKAKWTVGEHPGEE; via the exons ATGGCTGAGTTCTGCAGCAggctctgggtgctgcagctgaacctCTGGGTGATGGCTCTGCTCACAG GTGGGATCTCAGCAGACAACAGCACCTGGAACAGCACAG ACAGCGGGTGCATCACAGTGAGGCAGTATCCGCGCTTTGTGGGGGCCAAGAAGAACACTCCCATCCAGTTCATCTGCTACTTCGAGGAGCCCCACAGCATCCAGTGGTACAAGCAGACAGAGGGCGGTGACTTCTATGCACTGAGTACCAGCAGCCCCCGGTACAGCATCGAGACGACAGAGAACTTCACCAGCTTCAGCATCTCCAGCATCACCTACGAGGACAACGGCATCTACGTCTGTGACAGGAAGAAcctcacagcagagcagcagctgcatgaCTGTGGGACACAGCTCAAGGTCCTCA GTCACAGTAACATCCGGCAGGTGCAGAGCAGGAACACCTTGAAGGAtgccatcatcatcatccagtCCATCCTGCTCGTCGTCTTCATCAGCATCCCCATACTCCTCTTCCTCAATAAC GGTGAAGGCAAGGAAAGCCTGGAGGAGGATCACACCTATGAG GGCCTGGAGGTGGAGCAGATGGCCACCTACGAGGACATCACCCCCTTCCGGGACGTGAAGGCCAAGTGGACAGTTGGGGAGCACCCAGGAGAAGAGTGA
- the LOC101878541 gene encoding somatotropin, with protein MAPGSCLSPLFLAVITLGLQWPQEAATFPAMPLSNLFANAVLRAQHLHLLAAETYKEFERTYIPEDQRHANKNSQAAFCYSETIPAPTGKDDAQQKSDMELLRFSLVLIQSWLTPVQYLSKVFTNNLVFGTSDRVYEKLKDLEEGIQALMRELEERSPRGPQLLKPTYDKFDIHLRTEDALLKNYSLLSCFKKDLHKVETYLKVMKCRRYGEGNCTL; from the exons ATGGCTCCAG ggtcCTGCctgtctcctctcttccttgctGTGATCACCCTGGGACTGCAGTGGCCTCAGGAAGCTGCCACCTTCCCGGCCATGCCCCTTTCCAACCTGTTTGCCAACGCTGTGCTGAGGGCTCAGCACCTTCACCTCCTGGCTGCTGAGACATACAAAGAGTTC GAACGCACCTACATCCCAGAGGACCAGAGACATGCCAACAAGAACTCCCAGGCAGCCTTTTGTTACTCGGAAaccatccctgctcccaccgGGAAGGATGATGCTCAGCAGAAATCC gacatggagctgcttcGGTTCTCCCTGGTTCTCATCCAGTCCTGGCTGACCCCGGTGCAATACCTAAGCAAGGTGTTCACCAACAACCTGGTTTTTGGCACCTCAGACAGAGTGTATGAGAAACTAAAGGACCTGGAAGAGGGGATCCAAGCTCTGATGAGG gagctggaggagcgGAGCCCGCGGGGTCCCCAGCTCCTCAAACCCACCTACGACAAGTTCGACATCCACCTTCGCACCGAGGACGCGCTGCTGAAGAACTACAGCTTGTTGTCCTGCTTCAAGAAGGACCTGCACAAGGTGGAGACCTACCTGAAGGTGATGAAGTGCCGGCGCTACGGGGAGGGGAACTGCACCCTCTGA